The Coleofasciculaceae cyanobacterium genome includes a window with the following:
- the lpdA gene encoding dihydrolipoyl dehydrogenase — protein sequence MSKYKTGAIIEEIAMSDFDYDLIIIGAGVGGHGAALHAVKNGLRTAIIEAQDMGGTCVNRGCIPSKALLAASGRVREFGDAHHLQDMGIQLEGIQFKRSAIADHATNLVNKIQGDLTNSLKRLKVDIIRGWGELAGTQKVKVKSDAGDKTYTAKEIMLCPGSIPFVPRGIEIDGKTVFTSDNAVKLESLPDWIAIIGSGYIGLEFSDVYTALGCEVTIIEALDTLMPGFDPDIAKIAKKVLLDRRDIETYQGVFATKITPGAPVTIELTDAKTKEVVEVLEVDACLVATGRIPATKKLGLETLAIELDKRGFIPVNDKMQVLRDGQPVPHLWAVGDATGKMMLAHAASGQGVIAIENMCGADKEVDYRCIPAAAFTHPEISYVGLTEAQAKAIGDREGYKVATVKSFYKGNSKALAEGETEGVAKIIYRQDTGELLGVHIIGIHASDLIQEAANAIAKRESVQNLSFNIHTHPTLSEVLDEAYKRAQVVGV from the coding sequence ATGTCAAAATATAAGACTGGAGCAATTATAGAAGAAATAGCAATGAGCGACTTTGATTACGATTTAATTATTATTGGTGCAGGCGTTGGTGGACACGGTGCAGCATTACACGCAGTTAAAAATGGTTTGAGAACAGCAATCATCGAAGCCCAAGACATGGGCGGTACTTGCGTTAATCGTGGCTGTATCCCCTCAAAAGCTCTATTAGCAGCTTCTGGCAGAGTTAGAGAGTTTGGCGATGCTCATCACTTACAAGATATGGGTATTCAGCTAGAAGGCATCCAGTTTAAGCGTAGCGCGATCGCCGATCATGCGACTAATTTGGTTAACAAAATTCAAGGAGATTTAACCAACAGCCTTAAACGTCTGAAGGTAGATATTATTCGTGGTTGGGGTGAGTTGGCAGGAACTCAAAAGGTTAAAGTTAAGAGCGATGCAGGAGATAAAACCTACACCGCCAAGGAAATTATGCTTTGTCCTGGTTCGATTCCTTTTGTTCCCAGAGGGATTGAAATAGATGGTAAAACTGTCTTCACTAGTGATAATGCAGTTAAGTTAGAATCTCTTCCAGACTGGATTGCCATTATTGGTAGTGGCTATATTGGGTTGGAATTTTCTGATGTTTATACTGCTTTGGGTTGCGAAGTAACGATTATCGAAGCTTTAGATACTTTAATGCCTGGGTTCGATCCTGACATTGCTAAAATTGCCAAAAAAGTTTTACTCGATCGCCGCGACATCGAAACTTACCAAGGTGTCTTTGCGACTAAAATCACTCCTGGCGCACCTGTAACTATTGAGTTAACCGATGCCAAAACCAAAGAGGTAGTAGAAGTATTAGAAGTGGATGCCTGTTTAGTAGCCACTGGACGCATCCCCGCCACTAAAAAACTCGGTCTAGAAACTTTGGCCATCGAATTAGACAAGCGTGGCTTTATTCCCGTCAACGATAAAATGCAGGTTTTACGGGATGGACAACCAGTGCCTCATCTTTGGGCGGTAGGAGATGCCACTGGTAAAATGATGTTGGCTCATGCTGCTTCGGGACAAGGGGTAATCGCGATCGAAAATATGTGCGGCGCAGATAAAGAAGTAGACTATCGCTGTATACCTGCGGCTGCGTTTACTCATCCTGAAATTAGTTATGTAGGTTTGACAGAAGCTCAAGCCAAAGCAATAGGCGATCGCGAAGGCTATAAAGTAGCTACGGTTAAATCTTTTTATAAAGGTAATTCCAAAGCCTTAGCCGAAGGAGAAACCGAAGGTGTCGCCAAGATTATTTATCGCCAGGATACAGGGGAATTATTAGGAGTACACATCATTGGGATCCATGCTTCGGATTTAATTCAAGAAGCAGCAAATGCGATCGCCAAACGAGAATCAGTACAAAATCTCTCTTTTAATATCCATACACATCCGACTTTATCTGAAGTACTAGACGAAGCCTACAAACGCGCTCAAGTAGTTGGAGTTTAG